One genomic region from Nilaparvata lugens isolate BPH chromosome 3, ASM1435652v1, whole genome shotgun sequence encodes:
- the LOC111050378 gene encoding porphobilinogen deaminase-like isoform X2, translating to MNETEKTIRVGSRKSQLALIQTNHVIKKLEDLYSTKKFEIVTMMTIGDQILDKPLPKIGEKSLFTKELETALELGTVDFLVHSLKDMPTDLPEGMVIGAVLEREDPRDVVIMNSKMKGKTLKTLPKGSVVGTSSLRRTAQLQRNYPELEVKNIRGNLNTRLRKLDEDNQYDAIVLAKAGVDRMGWTEKISQVLDTDDMMYAVGQGALAVECRGHDSATLVMLDAISDKSTVARIVAERSFLNRLGGGCSAPVAVCSHITTAPAQQVPATAHAQTAPPTTLALSGAVWSLDGRQTVKHSSSCALQSDSNVDDDDDEPPRKCQHKEQRLYCGLSTRSLSPEDLVAAEKVGCDLALILIKQGALEIMNKAKKTIHSSIE from the exons TTGGCCTTGATTCAAACCAATCATGTGATCAAAAAATTAGAGGACTTGTATTCtacaaagaaatttgaaatcg TTACAATGATGACTATCGGGGACCAGATATTAGATAAGCCTCTGCCAAAAATTGGAGAGAAGAGTCTGTTCACTAAGGAGCTTGAAACAGCTCTAGAACTTGGTACTGTCGATTTTCTTGTACATTCGTTGAAGGATATGCCCACCGACCTCCCTGAAGGCATGGTCATCGGTGCTGTACTCGA ACGAGAAGATCCAAGAGATGTTGTTATTATGAACtcaaaaatgaaaggaaaaacattgaaaacgttACCAAAAGGGAGTGTTGTAG GTACTAGTTCATTGAGGAGAACAGCGCAATTGCAGCGTAACTATCCTGAGCTGGAAGTGAAGAACATAAGAGGAAACCTGAACACGCGACTACGCAAGTTGGATGAAGACAATCAGTACGATGCCATAGTTCTGGCCAAAGCCGGCGTTGATCGCATGGGCTGGACGGAAAAAATTAGCCAG gtGCTGGACACTGACGACATGATGTACGCGGTGGGCCAAGGGGCGCTGGCCGTGGAGTGTCGCGGCCACGACTCGGCAACACTGGTGATGTTGGACGCGATAAGCGACAAGTCGACTGTAGCGCGCATTGTGGCCGAGCGCAGCTTTCTCAACCGACTGGGCGGCGGCTGCTCGGCACCTGTTGCTGTCTGCTCACACATCACTACTGCGCCGGCGCAACAGGTGCCAGCTACAGCGCATGCCCAGACGGCACCCCCCACCACTCTCGCTCTTTCCGGCGCCGTGTGGAGTCTCGATGGCCGGCAAACTGTGAAGCACTCCAGCTCTTGTGCCTTGCAGAGCGATTCCAACGTTGACGATGATGACGACGAGCCTCCTAG AAAATGCCAACACAAAGAACAACGATTATATTGTGGACTTTCTACAAGATCATTGAGCCCAGAAGATTTGGTTGCAGCAGAAAAGGTCGGTTGTGATCTAGCATTGATTCTGATAAAGCAAGGTGCCTTAGAGATTATGAACAAAGCAAAGAAAACAATTCATAGCTCAATTGAATAG
- the LOC111050370 gene encoding cingulin-like protein 1, with amino-acid sequence MTTYSDIKTRLFYDRDKTAKQRLRRKRSSGRLKQYNSEQDLRSWGTDQDDRRRHILDGMSGLKTLWGNYVPFETLFAQLRLMSTGQHPIPSTSTEPSAKRAGEPSTTPSTSQKPVLGKDPFSKYDYSQVAGRGLPQSGGAGAIPIAAFKAKELEAQKEDLSDLVKAMNKDANDLKRDSASVKSENENLRESVNLLEDQIKQLEDQIKEGQEAKEAKDNLENELKKGKEDAKELEEELENERRLSQELEDEKNQAKEEAEALAQQLEDERRKSAVIQEQLQNELEREKRKSSIAKDAAERLKDELEEEKSLGRSGSLKSEEPPKSEKSVSLRTEQPPYYEDERRASKELNDRLQRDLQDERRRSDATRDRVRELEKQLEDAARKDADDALEDKSALRRSLKMEQCLRNEVSSLENENDCLRKEIERLRMVECELTDCEIEKQDLLCEVESLKCCLERQEYEHQKMSCLIKEQQDLIFNLQDVVTSNKSNENLQSESWASCNESLVEYQCQIEDLNSTVAKQKSLISSQGECLQRQHNYITQLEQVRCKLQSQIEVYKNEIKEAKCEVDLLCTKRKQLQQELDFLTKKLESYLERIQGLEKSQLLNSKPCRQSSPMRSERSDRGSMSTYSTYSRDVCGGGSTSKCYPSPSMQPELDMSAGRSTANRQSTCRSRSCQSSSKKQFGFR; translated from the exons ATGACAACTTACTCCGACATAAAAACAAGACTTTTCTATGACAGAGATAAGACAGCAAAGCAGCGCTTGAGGCGAAAACGTAGCAGTGGTCGACTAAAACAATATAACTCAGAGCAGGACTTGCGAAGTTGGGGCACTGACCAGGATGACAGGCGGCGCCACATTCTCGATGGCATGAGTGGCCTG AAAACATTATGGGGAAATTACGTACCTTTCGAAACGTTATTTGCTCAGTTGAGATTG ATGTCAACTGGGCAGCATCCTATTCCAAGTACATCAACAGAGCCCTCTGCTAAAAGAGCTGGCGAACCTTCTACCACACCCTCGACATCCCAGAAGCCTGTACTTGGTAAGGATCCTTTCTCCAAATATGACTATTCGCAAGTGGCTGGCCGCGGCTTACCCCAATCCGGTGGTGCTGGTGCAATTCCAATTGCAGCTTTCAAAGCCAAGGAATTGGAAGCACAAAAG GAAGATTTGAGTGACCTTGTGAAGGCTATGAACAAAGATGCGAATGATTTGAAACGAGACAGCGCATCAGTCAAATCTGAAAACGAAAATTTAAGGGAATCAGTAAATCTATTGGAAGATCAAATCAAACAGCTAGAAGATCAAATTAAAGAGGGTCAG GAAGCGAAAGAAGCGAAAGATAATTTGGAAAATGAGTTAAAAAAGGGAAAGGAGGATGCCAAAGAACTAGAAGAAGAACTAGAGAATGAAAGGAGATTGAGCCAg GAGTTGGAGGATGAGAAAAATCAAGCCAAAGAAGAAGCTGAAGCTCTTGCCCAGCAGTTGGAAGATGAACGACGAAAATCAGCCGTCATTCAGGAGCAACTCCAAAATgagttggaaagagaaaaacgaAAGTCGAGTATAGCAAAGGATGCTGCCGAAAGACTCAAAGATGAATTG GAGGAAGAGAAAAGTCTTGGTAGATCAGGCTCTTTGAAGTCGGAAGAGCCGCCAAAGTCGGAAAAATCAGTTTCGTTGAGAACAGAGCAGCCGCCATATTATGAGGACGAGCGAAGGGCATCAAAAGAACTCAATGACAGGCTCCAGAGGGATCTGCAAGATGAAAGGAGACGCTCTGATGCTACCAGAGATAGAGTAAGGGAGCTTGAAAAACAACTCGAAGACGCTGCTAGGAAAGATGCCGATGATGCACTCGAG GATAAATCGGCATTGAGAAGATCATTGAAAATGGAGCAATGCCTGAGGAATGAAGTGAGCAGCTTGGAGAATGAAAACGATTGTTTGCGCAAAGAGATCGAGAGACTTAGAATGGTTGAGTGCGAACTGACTGATTGTGAGATTGAGAAACAGGACCTACTTTGCGAGGTGGAATCACTTAAATGCTGTCTTGAAAGGCAGGAATATGAACATCAGAAAATGTCTTGTCTTATCAAGGAGCAACAG GACCTCATTTTCAACTTACAAGACGTGGTGACAAGTAACAAATCCAATGAAAATCTCCAAAGTGAGTCTTGGGCTAGCTGTAACGAAAGTTTGGTGGAATATCAATGTCAAATAGAAGATCTCAACTCCACAG TTGCAAAGCAGAAGAGTCTGATATCGAGCCAAGGCGAGTGTCTGCAGAGGCAGCATAACTACATCACACAGCTGGAGCAGGTCCGCTGCAAGCTGCAGAGTCAGATCGAAGTCTACAAGAATGAAATCAAGGAGGCTAAATGTGAAGTGGACTTACTGTGTACAAAACGGAAACAATTGCAACAAGAGTTGGACTTCCTCACCAAAAAGCTTGAGAGTTATCT AGAGAGAATTCAGGGACTTGAAAAGTCGCAGCTGCTGAACAGCAAGCCATGTCGGCAATCATCGCCGATGAGGAGTGAGAGGAGCGACAGGGGATCTATGTCGACCTATTCCACTTACAGTCGGGATGTCTGTGGTGGAGGTTCCACTTCAAAGTGCTATCCCTCTCCCTCGATGCAGCCTGAACTGGACATGTCTGCAGGAAGGTCGACGGCCAACAGACAGTCAACCTGCAGAAGTCGGTCGTGCCAATCATCGTCCAAAAAACAGTTTGGGTTTAGATAG